From Echinicola soli, a single genomic window includes:
- a CDS encoding aceric acid hydrolase: MNLKYVITGIGLGLCTGSAAMAQENALVDNSQSPYAKLNSVDLQDVTWTDGFWGEKFKMSRENTLPFMWELYHDADKNHAVRNFEIAAGEMKGKHDGPSFHDGDFYKVFEGMAVLYAETQDPKIDAQMDEAIALIAKAQREDGYLHTPVLIEERWGTLGDEYLQKQLGFEKYNMGHLMTAACVHYRATGKDNFLNVAKGVADFLYNFYQKASPELARNAICPSHYMGVVEMYRTTDDERYLELAQNLIDIRGKTSDGTDDNQDRVPFREQTEAMGHAVRANYLYAGVADLYAETGEEKLLENLKSIWDDVVYRKMYVTGGCGALYDGVSPNGTSYNPTEVQKIHQAYGKPYELPNAAAHNETCANIGNVLWNWRMLQLTGEAKYMDVIELNLYNSILSGISLQGTEFFYTNPLSAKKDLPYHLRWPNTREGYIALSNCCPPNVTRTLAEVANYAYSVSEEGVYVNLYGSNQLKTSLADGKELEIAQVTSYPWDEQVTLDVKKAPAGEFSFFLRIPGWCNEASLEVNGEKQRITLESGRYAEIKRKWKKNDQVKLTLEMPVKYLEANPLVEEARGQVAVKRGPIVYCVESMDLPEGKTVDDVILSLDENLSPEKFTIGNTELTSLTGQVYYQSEDHWQNKLYREVSATPYEKGSIRLVPYYSWANRGDGEMMVWLPYERK; encoded by the coding sequence ATGAACCTAAAATATGTAATCACGGGAATAGGATTGGGGCTATGTACCGGTAGTGCAGCAATGGCCCAAGAGAATGCCCTGGTGGATAATTCTCAAAGTCCATATGCCAAACTAAACAGTGTAGACCTACAGGATGTGACCTGGACAGATGGCTTCTGGGGAGAGAAATTTAAAATGAGCAGGGAAAATACCCTGCCGTTTATGTGGGAGCTGTATCATGATGCAGATAAAAATCACGCCGTGAGGAATTTTGAGATAGCTGCCGGAGAGATGAAGGGCAAACACGACGGACCTTCTTTTCATGACGGGGATTTTTATAAAGTCTTTGAAGGAATGGCGGTGCTGTATGCAGAGACGCAGGATCCTAAGATCGATGCCCAGATGGATGAAGCCATTGCCCTGATCGCAAAGGCCCAGCGGGAAGATGGGTATTTGCACACTCCTGTGCTTATTGAGGAGCGTTGGGGGACACTAGGTGACGAGTATCTTCAGAAGCAGCTGGGATTCGAAAAATACAATATGGGCCACTTGATGACCGCTGCTTGTGTACATTACAGGGCCACGGGCAAAGATAATTTCCTCAACGTAGCCAAAGGTGTGGCTGATTTTCTTTACAACTTTTATCAAAAAGCTTCTCCTGAACTGGCAAGAAATGCCATCTGCCCCAGTCACTATATGGGGGTGGTGGAGATGTACCGGACCACTGATGACGAGCGCTATTTGGAGCTCGCTCAAAACCTGATAGACATTCGTGGCAAAACCAGCGACGGAACAGACGATAACCAGGACCGTGTGCCTTTCCGGGAGCAAACAGAAGCAATGGGGCATGCCGTGCGCGCCAATTATCTCTATGCGGGAGTAGCTGATCTGTATGCGGAAACAGGCGAAGAAAAGCTGCTGGAAAACCTGAAATCTATATGGGATGACGTGGTCTATCGTAAGATGTACGTGACCGGCGGCTGTGGTGCTCTGTATGATGGGGTTTCCCCAAATGGTACTTCCTATAATCCAACGGAAGTGCAGAAAATCCACCAAGCCTATGGAAAACCGTATGAGTTGCCCAATGCTGCCGCGCATAACGAAACCTGCGCCAATATCGGCAATGTGCTCTGGAACTGGCGAATGCTGCAGTTGACCGGGGAGGCGAAATACATGGATGTGATCGAACTGAACCTGTACAACAGCATCCTTTCTGGCATTAGCCTGCAAGGAACGGAGTTTTTCTACACCAATCCGCTGAGTGCCAAAAAGGACTTGCCTTATCACCTGAGATGGCCCAATACCAGGGAAGGGTATATCGCCCTGTCCAATTGCTGTCCTCCTAATGTAACCCGGACTTTGGCGGAAGTGGCTAACTACGCTTATAGTGTTTCCGAAGAAGGCGTATATGTAAACCTATATGGGAGCAATCAGCTAAAAACTTCTTTAGCGGATGGAAAAGAATTGGAGATTGCTCAGGTTACCTCCTATCCGTGGGACGAGCAGGTGACATTGGATGTCAAAAAAGCACCAGCCGGGGAATTTTCTTTTTTCCTGAGAATCCCAGGGTGGTGCAATGAGGCCAGCTTGGAAGTGAACGGTGAAAAGCAACGTATAACGCTGGAGTCCGGCCGGTATGCAGAGATCAAGAGAAAATGGAAAAAAAACGATCAAGTGAAATTGACCTTGGAGATGCCGGTGAAATACCTCGAAGCCAATCCGTTGGTGGAAGAAGCCCGTGGACAGGTGGCTGTAAAAAGAGGACCCATCGTGTATTGTGTGGAATCAATGGATTTGCCGGAGGGAAAAACAGTGGATGATGTAATCCTTTCTTTGGACGAAAACCTGTCTCCTGAAAAATTCACCATTGGTAATACGGAACTGACCAGCCTTACCGGGCAGGTGTATTATCAGTCAGAAGATCACTGGCAGAACAAGTTGTATCGGGAAGTTTCGGCCACACCTTACGAAAAGGGAAGTATCCGTCTGGTGCCTTATTACAGCTGGGCCAATCGAGGAGACGGTGAAATGATGGTTTGGCTGCCTTATGAGAGAAAATAG
- a CDS encoding DUF5703 domain-containing protein codes for MKVPFLFTVCLLWFGITECFAQDITGYNPVWTSMSENASESMPLGGGDVGMNVWVEDGDLFFYFSRSGTFDEHNTLLKLGRIRVKLSPNPFRDGGSFRQELDLEKGSISIDGGTGEDAVNISLWVDVCRPVIHVEVQGERPFRMETAYESWRYKNRPVKGAANNANSYKWAPQGDIITYRDSITFEEGGVLFYHQNREKTVFDVAVVQQKMEPVKEKMSNPIGSLTFGGMLKSEDLSPAGNGEGIYQDTDFRSWKLESIQAKQKQSFEILLHTDQTPQQEKWQDGLARLINDQPRSSKKAKANTEAWWQSYWNRSYVVTDPGRRSANDTVWQIGRNYQLFRYMLGCNAYGSYPTKFNGGLFTVDPVYTKEDMPFTPDHRNWGGGTMTAQNQRLVYFPMVRTGDFEMMQPQFDFYLRALKNAELRSKVYWGHRGASFTEQLENFGLPNPAEYNWERPEGYDPGMQANAWLEYQWDTVLEFCLMMMEQERYTGKDISNYIPFIESCLRFFDEHYQYLARRRGAKTFDQNGDLVLYPGTANETYKMAYNANSTIAGLQTILTRLLELPYLDSVQKVHWQEMLERIPPLNFREIDGHQVLAPAKLWERVNNTEVPQLYPVYPWGIYGIGKPDLQTAINTWKYDPDAIKFRSHIGWKQDNIFAARMGLTDEAAKFTLRKMGDSERRFPAFWGPGFDWVPDHNWGGSGMIGMQEMLLQTDDKKIYLFPAWPKDWDVRFKLHAPYQTTVEGIVENGELKELTVLPAERKADVVNMLGWSLEEKMDWN; via the coding sequence ATGAAAGTACCTTTTTTATTTACAGTCTGTCTTTTATGGTTCGGGATCACTGAATGTTTTGCTCAGGATATCACCGGTTATAATCCGGTGTGGACTTCCATGAGTGAAAATGCCAGTGAGTCCATGCCTTTGGGAGGTGGGGACGTTGGCATGAATGTATGGGTGGAAGATGGAGACCTGTTCTTTTACTTTTCCCGCAGCGGGACCTTTGATGAGCACAATACTTTGCTGAAGCTGGGAAGAATCAGGGTGAAATTGAGTCCTAACCCATTCAGGGATGGCGGTTCTTTTCGCCAGGAACTTGATCTGGAAAAGGGAAGCATTTCCATTGATGGAGGGACAGGTGAAGATGCAGTCAATATCAGTCTCTGGGTGGATGTATGCCGGCCGGTAATCCATGTAGAGGTACAGGGTGAGCGGCCTTTCCGGATGGAGACGGCCTATGAAAGCTGGCGATATAAAAACCGTCCGGTAAAAGGTGCTGCCAATAATGCCAATTCCTACAAATGGGCTCCCCAGGGAGACATCATCACTTACCGGGACAGCATCACCTTTGAAGAAGGCGGCGTGCTGTTTTATCATCAGAACCGGGAAAAGACGGTCTTTGATGTGGCGGTAGTCCAGCAAAAAATGGAGCCGGTCAAAGAAAAAATGAGCAACCCGATTGGAAGTTTGACCTTTGGCGGTATGTTGAAGAGTGAGGACCTGAGTCCAGCAGGTAATGGGGAAGGAATATATCAGGACACTGATTTCAGGTCCTGGAAGCTTGAAAGCATTCAGGCAAAGCAGAAGCAATCGTTTGAGATTCTTTTACATACTGACCAGACGCCGCAACAGGAGAAATGGCAGGATGGATTGGCCCGTTTGATAAACGATCAACCCAGGTCCTCCAAAAAAGCAAAAGCCAATACAGAAGCTTGGTGGCAAAGTTACTGGAACAGGAGCTATGTGGTCACAGATCCCGGGCGTAGGTCAGCCAACGACACGGTTTGGCAAATTGGCCGCAACTACCAGCTTTTTCGCTATATGCTGGGCTGCAATGCATACGGCAGCTACCCGACAAAATTTAACGGTGGCCTGTTTACCGTAGACCCGGTATACACGAAAGAGGATATGCCTTTTACACCCGACCACCGCAACTGGGGCGGAGGCACGATGACCGCCCAAAACCAGCGACTGGTGTATTTTCCCATGGTTCGAACGGGAGATTTTGAAATGATGCAGCCACAGTTTGACTTTTACCTGCGGGCCTTGAAAAATGCGGAACTTCGGAGCAAGGTCTATTGGGGACATAGAGGGGCCAGCTTCACTGAGCAGCTGGAGAATTTTGGCTTGCCCAATCCTGCGGAATATAATTGGGAGCGGCCCGAAGGCTACGATCCTGGTATGCAGGCTAATGCCTGGTTGGAGTACCAATGGGATACGGTGCTGGAATTTTGCCTGATGATGATGGAGCAGGAGCGTTATACCGGAAAAGACATTTCCAACTATATTCCGTTTATTGAAAGCTGCCTACGTTTTTTTGATGAGCATTATCAGTATCTGGCCAGACGACGAGGGGCGAAGACTTTCGATCAAAATGGCGATCTGGTGCTGTACCCAGGTACTGCTAACGAAACCTACAAGATGGCCTATAACGCCAATTCGACCATAGCTGGCTTGCAGACCATACTGACGCGGCTATTGGAGTTACCTTACCTTGATAGTGTCCAGAAAGTGCATTGGCAAGAGATGTTGGAGCGTATTCCTCCATTGAATTTTAGGGAGATAGATGGCCATCAGGTATTGGCTCCCGCCAAGCTGTGGGAACGGGTCAATAATACAGAGGTGCCGCAGCTTTATCCGGTTTATCCCTGGGGAATTTATGGGATCGGAAAGCCGGATTTACAAACGGCCATCAATACCTGGAAGTATGACCCTGATGCGATCAAATTCAGGAGTCATATAGGCTGGAAGCAAGACAATATCTTCGCTGCCCGGATGGGGCTTACCGATGAAGCGGCAAAATTCACCCTACGGAAAATGGGTGATTCAGAAAGACGTTTCCCCGCTTTTTGGGGGCCAGGCTTTGACTGGGTGCCGGATCACAACTGGGGAGGATCAGGGATGATCGGAATGCAGGAAATGCTGTTACAGACGGATGATAAGAAAATTTACCTTTTCCCGGCATGGCCAAAGGACTGGGATGTCCGATTTAAGCTGCACGCCCCATACCAGACCACAGTAGAGGGAATAGTGGAAAATGGTGAACTAAAAGAGTTGACTGTACTTCCTGCTGAAAGAAAGGCGGATGTGGTCAATATGTTGGGATGGAGCCTGGAGGAGAAGATGGATTGGAATTGA